Proteins encoded by one window of Lates calcarifer isolate ASB-BC8 linkage group LG7_1, TLL_Latcal_v3, whole genome shotgun sequence:
- the efhc1 gene encoding EF-hand domain-containing protein 1, protein MSWNWNSHGLPFLPGYTFRDVTKSAFHRPQTLNYKNGYALPRRPTVGIGQDPLLSEQLIQQQINELSYETPDITYGSFEESLLQDFIPAHVAFDKKVLRFYAYFEEDILYSPKEVYRVRPVVIYYYLEDDSMCIIEPMVENSGIPQGKRIKRQRLPKNERGDHYLWKDLNLGMDLEVYGVKYHITSCDAFTKEFMESEGMLLNDPEPMPEDPYSKHRKIPQPYFITPSEFDHMHQFLTMDRKVLRFYALWDDADSLYGETKPVTIQYYLVDDTVEIREVHEPNSGRDPFPVLMRRQRLPKKVKPQPFPSCVLEISKDEVDEFYSPKDFQVGQTMKLLGRRFLLCDCDGFTKEYFQKNHPDLEMKPIEVPKKADMPEERKKAIPPYNGFGSLEDSLQNCLSLIPEPPKKNILKMLENDHKVLRYSARLESQNPEDESRRFILSYFLSDDMISIFEKSTRNSGIIGGKFLEKTRIPKPGCTVENPEFYSPADFAIGATVEVFSHRFVLTDADHYVLKYLESNSSQIPSETLDSLRQKLVVGTANNQPGDEAAEPSS, encoded by the exons ATGTCTTGGAACTGGAACAGCCATGGACTACCGTTTTTACCGGGATACACTTTTCGGGATGTGACG AAGTCAGCCTTCCATCGGCCTCAGACACTGAACTACAAGAATGGCTATGCCCTGCCCCGTCGCCCCACCGTTGGCATTGGACAGGATCCTCTTTTATCGGAGCAGTTGATCCAGCAGCAAATTAATGAGTTGTCCTACGAGACACCAGACATTACTTACGGCTCCTTTGAGGAGAGCCTGTTACAAGACTTCATCCCAGCTCACGTGGCCTTTGACAAGAAG GTGCTGCGCTTCTATGCATACTTTGAGGAGGATATCCTGTATTCCCCCAAAGAGGTGTACCGCGTGCGTCCCGTGGTCATTTACTACTACCTGGAGGATGACAGCATGTGCATTATTGAACCCATGGTGGAGAACTCTGGCATACCGCAGGGAAAACGGATCAAACGGCAGCGTCTGCCCAAGAATGAACGTGGAGATCATTACCTGTGGAAAGACCTCAACCTTGGCATGGACCTGGAGGTGTATGGAGTCAAGTACCACATCACATCATGTGACGCTTTTACAAAG GAATTCATGGAAAGTGAAGGTATGCTTTTGAACGACCCCGAGCCGATGCCAGAGGATCCTTACAGCAAACATCGCAAAATCCCTCAGCCTTACTTCATAACACCCTCTGAATTCGACCACATGCACCAGTTTCTCACTATGGACCGCAAG GTGCTTCGTTTCTACGCCCTGTGGGATGATGCCGACTCTCTGTACGGAGAAACCAAGCCCGTCACCATCCAGTACTACCTGGTGGACGACACAGTAGAGATCAGAGAGGTCCACGAACCCAACAGTGGTCGGGATCCCTTTCCTGTCCTGATGCGCAGACAGAGGCTGCCCAAGAAAGTCAAACCAC aGCCCTTCCCCAGCTGTGTGCTAGAGATCTCAAAAGATGAGGTGGATGAGTTCTACTCACCCAAAGACTTCCAGGTGGGTCAAACAATGAAGCTGCTGGGTCGTCGTTTTTTACTATGCGACTGCGACGGCTTCACTAAAGAGTATTTCCAAAAGAACCACCCAGACCTGGAGATGAAACCCATTGAAGTACCAAAGAAGGCTGACATgcctgaggagaggaagaag GCGATTCCTCCCTACAATGGCTTTGGTTCACTTGAAGATTCTCTCCAGAATTGTTTGTCTCTAATTCCCGAGCCTCCCAAGAAGAATATCCTGAAGATGCTGGAGAATGACCACAAAGTGTTGCGCTACAGTGCCAGGCTG GAATCCCAGAATCCTGAAGATGAAAGCCGGCGTTTCATCCTGTCCTACTTCCTGTCTGATGACATGATCAGTATTTTTGAAAAGTCCACTCGCAACTCCGGCATCATTGGTGGCAAGTTCCTGGAGAAGACACGCATCCCCAAGCCAGGCTGTACAGTGGAAAATCCTGAGTTCTACTCACCTGCAGACTTTGCCATCGGAGCAACTGTGGAGG TTTTCAGCCACCGCTTTGTGTTGACCGACGCTGACCACTATGTGCTTAAGTACCTGGAGTCCAACTCGAGCCAGATCCCCTCTGAGACCCTGGACTCTTTGCGTCAGAAGCTGGTGGTGGGGACAGCAAATAACCAGCCAG GTGATGAGGCAGCAGAGCCATCCTCTTGA
- the tram2 gene encoding LOW QUALITY PROTEIN: translocating chain-associated membrane protein 2 (The sequence of the model RefSeq protein was modified relative to this genomic sequence to represent the inferred CDS: deleted 1 base in 1 codon) has protein sequence MAFRRRNKSYPFFSQEFLIQNHADIVFSFVIFILIGLMFEATAKTAILFIQPQYNVTTLSPEGEVTLYHYGWKDSATILFYFFITIILHAVVQEYLLDKVNRRLHLSKSKNTKFNESGQLCVFHLVSSMWSFYILITEGYLLHPSSLWENYPHVNLRFQVKFFYLTQLAYWLHALPELYFQKVRKEEISRQLQYICLYLLHISAAYLLNLSRVGLVLLFLQYLSELGFHIARLFYFTDENHQKMFDLWAVSFVFTRMATLTLMFLAVGFGLARSENQGLDLEMGNFNTVLIRMTVLLLVCLTQSWLLWKFIRFQLRRWREFRHEQAVRKKAAPKQPLRTLKRDSLGHHENGVLKAENGASPRTKKLKST, from the exons ATGGCATTTCGCCGAAGGAACAAGAGTTACCCTTTCTTCAGCCAGGAGTTCTTAATTCAAAACCATGCCGACATCGTCTTCAGttttgtgattttcattttgattgGATTGATGTTTGAG GCTACAGCCAAGACGGCCATACTATTCATTCAGCCTCAGTACAATGTCACCACACTATCACCAG AGGGAGAGGTGACGTTGTACCATTACGGATGGAAGGACAGCGCCACCATCCTCTTCTATttcttcatcaccatcatcctcCATGCGGTAGTGCAGGAGTATCTTCTGGAT AAAGTGAACCGGCGTCTCCACCTCTCCAAGAGCAAGAATACAAAGTTTAACGAGTCA GgtcaactgtgtgtgtttcacttgGTCTCTAGCATGTGGAGTTTTTACATTCTCATAACA GAAGGATATCTCCTGCATCCCAGCAGCCTTTGGGAGAATTATCCCCATGTAAACCTCAG GTTTCAGGTGAAGTTTTTCTACCTCACTCAGCTGGCCTACTGGCTCCACGCCTTGCCCGAGCTCTACTTCCAGAAAGTACGCAAG gagGAGATTTCTCGCCAGCTGCAATACATCTGCCTGTATCTGCTGCACATCTCTGCAGCCTATTTGTTAAA TTTGAGTCGTGTGGGTCTggtgctcctcttcctccagtaTTTGTCAGAGCTGGGCTTCCACATCGCCAGACTTTTCTATTTCACTGATGAGaaccatcagaaaat GTTTGACCTGTGGGCGGTCAGCTTTGTGTTTACACGGATGGCCACTCTGACCCTGATGTTCCTGGCCGTGGGGTTTGGTTTGGCTCGCTCCGAGAACCAGGGGCTGGACTTGGAGATGGGCAACTTCAACACTGTACTGATTAG GATGACTGTTCTACTGCTGGTATGTTTGACCCAATCTTGGCTACTCTGGAAGTTTATCCGCTTCCAGCTGAGGCGCTGGAGGGAGTTCAGACACGAACAGGCTGTTCGCAAGAAGGCAGCCCCAAAACAACCCTTACGGACACTGAAGAGAGACTCAC TTGGTCACCATGAAAATGGAGTTCTTAAAGCCGAGAACGGAGCCTCTCCTCGGACCAAAAAACTCAAATCCACCTAA
- the xkr5a gene encoding LOW QUALITY PROTEIN: XK-related protein 5a (The sequence of the model RefSeq protein was modified relative to this genomic sequence to represent the inferred CDS: deleted 1 base in 1 codon): MISAAGAVARMMPSAARRRRSGCWIAWCQAVLLGASALVIVAERSALIYCIGFYLWNEETQWAGLTLGLFLPGTAVQLLSVKWYYDDGDDRRCYLSVIHILHLGIFKRLWDCMRCVLRMQGSVAELGAAVMQQADVAALWLLEALVLTLPQSLLQAYVVVSTDVGIMSPVAYCCGLCVLSISWALVLYSRACCLIRPGHLAMPPAALLCQLVWRAGMLGARVTCLMFFARVFNWWVCGVAGFHWLTASFWLVSQQPDICTGPWCWRAFNGVMGLVHVFLFLNVKDGPSRFRMASFYAFMLVENATLLLAASDFLSEASWDSMTLPTTVLCSFLLGATSLVLYYRFLHPKSTEISQGTNHNHMGSTCIEQGESSFSLGDKSLPAPSIQNHGSFSLSGVAGTLLEHPGTCGGRPNSSCPCYHHHWLLIRLALKTGDLGKINRAYGAGGAAAILDMEEYNQEFKSNTITAGGSCEGVSTSESQGKGLAPLSDCKDEFQSVSEPSSTDRPEEEDDSLEMESPLESPASDFKRSSPEGKSVFGDSPEPYFCPTESSSTLYFSADPQSPSSASNPRLDRDIGGLEQGVRLNSIPSDPALHRDVRGLMGRVGPRCTSTPKLDSGVLDSPSSVPHLTGPRRQLIMSRRDEDDNF, translated from the exons ATGATAAGCGCTGCTGGGGCGGTAGCCCGCATGATGCCGTCGGCGGCGCGGCGGCGGAGGAGCGGCTGCTGGATAGCATGGTGCCAGGCGGTGCTGCTCGGCGCGTCGGCGCTGGTTATCGTGGCCGAACGGAGCGCTC TGATCTACTGTATAGGGTTTTACCTTTGGAATGAGGAGACGCAGTGGGCGGGCCTCACTCTCGGCCTCTTTCTACCGGGGACGGCAGTTCAGCTGCTGAGTGTGAAATGGTACTATGATGACGGTGATGACAGGCGGTGCTACCTCTCTGTCATACACATACTTCACTTGGGCATCTTCAAAAG GTTATGGGACTGTATGAGGTGTGTGCTGCGCATGCAGGGCTCGGTGGCCGAGCTCGGGGCTGCCGTCATGCAGCAGGCAGATGTTGCTGCCCTTTGGCTGCTGGAGGCCCTCGTCCTCACGCTGCCTCAGAGCCTGCTGCAGGCATATGTCGTGGTGTCCACTGATGTGGGCATCATGTCACCAG TGGCTTACtgctgtggtctgtgtgtgctgtctaTTTCCTGGGCCCTGGTGCTGTACAGCAGAGCCTGCTGTCTGATCCGACCGGGCCACCTGGCAATGCCTCCGGCAGCCCTGCTGTGCCAGCTGGTGTGGAGGGCAGGCATGCTGGGCGCCAGGGTGACCTGCCTCATGTTCTTTGCCAGGGTCTTTAACTGGTGGGTCTGTGGAGTAGCAG GTTTCCACTGGCTCACGGCCTCCTTCTGGCTGGTATCACAGCAACCAGACATCTGCACCGGCCCCTGGTGTTGGCGTGCCTTTAACGGCGTCATGGGGCTGGTCcatgtcttcctcttcctcaacGTCAAAGACGGACCGTCGCGCTTCCGCATGGCCAGCTTTTACGCA ttcATGCTCGTAGAGAACgccactctgctgctggctgcaTCCGACTTCCTTAGCGAGGCATCATGGGACAGCATGACCCTTCCCACCACTGTACTGTGTAGCTTTCTCCTTG GTGCTACCTCTCTTGTCCTGTACTACCGGTTTCTCCATCCCAAGTCAACAGAGATCTCCCAGGGTACGAACCACAACCACATGGGCAGCACATGCATAGAACAGGGGGAGTCCTCCTTCTCTCTAGGGGACAAAAGCCTGCCAGCTCCCTCCATTCAAAACCACGGCAGCTTCTCCCTCTCAGGTGTGGCTGGTACTCTGCTGGAGCACCCGGGAACCTGCGGAGGCCGGCCGAACAGCTCCTGCCCCTGCTACCACCACCACTGGCTTTTGATCCGGCTTGCCCTCAAAACAGGAGACCTGGGGAAGATCAACAGAGCG TATGGGGCCGGCGGAGCAGCAGCCATACTGGACATGGAGGAGTACAACCAAGAGTTTAAGAGTAACACTATCACGGCGGGGGGCAGCTGCGAGGGCGTCTCCACCTCGGAGTCTCAGGGGAAAGGCCTGGCACCGCTCTCGGACTGCAAAGACGAGTTCCAGAGCGTGAGCGAGCCCTCATCGACCGATCGCCCCGAAGAAGAGGACGACAGCCTGGAGATGGAGAGCCCGCTGGAGTCACCCGCGTCAGATTTTAAACGCAGCTCGCCAGAGGGCAAGTCTGTCTTTGGAGACAGTCCGGAGCCATATTTCTGCCCCACAGAGTCTAGTTCAACCCTGTATTTCAGTGCCGACCCTCAATCTCCCAGCAGCGCCAGTAACCCCCGTTTGGACAGGGACATAGGGGGTCTGGAACAGGGGGTTCGCCTCAACTCCATCCCTAGCGATCCAGCCCTTCACAGGGACGTCCGTGGGCTCATGGGCCGGGTTGGTCCGCGTTGCACTTCCACTCCTAAATTGGACTCTGGAGTGCTGGACTCTCCCTCCAGTGTCCCTCATCTCACAGGTCCAAGGAGGCAGCTCATCATGTCCCGAAGAGACGAGGACGATAACTTCTAG
- the LOC108883107 gene encoding protein eva-1 homolog A isoform X2 codes for MNPIINSTSSDNMALISNALAAYTYISDHPERAALFFVCGVCLGLFLTLFALVVQISCRTDCQPRQQPPAKKRARPADSSSDSSDSDSDWDTTSDLSARRHRRFERTLNMNVFTSAEELERAQRLEERERIIREIWMNGQPDIPGTRSLNRYY; via the exons ATGAATCCCATCATCAATTCCACCTCTAGCGACAACATGGCCCTCATCAGCAACGCACTGGCAGCGTACACCTACATATCAG acCACCCAGAGAGGGCAGCCCTCTTCTTCGTCTGCGGCGTGTGTTTGGGCCTCTTCCTCACGCTCTTCGCCCTGGTGGTCCAGATCTCCTGTCGCACCGACTGCCAGCCCCGCCAGCAGCCCCCCGCCAAGAAGCGAGCGCGCCCCGCCGACTCATCCTCCGACTCCAGCGACTCGGACTCAGACTGGGACACCACCTCGGACCTGTCGGCTCGAAGGCACCGGCGGTTTGAGCGCACGCTCAACATGAACGTGTTCACATCGGCCGAAGAGCTAGAGAGGGCGCAGAGGCTCGAGGAGAGGGAGCGAATCATCCGGGAGATATGGATGAATGGGCAACCGGACATCCCCGGGACGCGGAGCCTCAATCGGTATTACTGA